In Desulfobaculum bizertense DSM 18034, the sequence TGGTGACGAAGCGTTGCCCCAAAGCGGCGAATTGCTCCATCGGCCTTGAGACTTCGGACAAGATCCAGCACGTCCTGCTCGCTGGCACCAACTTCTGCGGCGATGTCGGCAAACGGCGTGGCGCTGTCGGGCAAATCGCCCTGAATCCGGCGCAGAATCTGACGCTGGGTATCGGTAAACTTACGAGCTGCCATAGATTTCTTTCCTCTGTCTGGTAGGTGTGGAATCGGAATTTTTACGTTCTTCCGCGACAGTGATACTCAAGGGGAGCACCCCTTGCAAGCCGTGAAACTGAGCTTGCCCAGCACCTTCGGAATATGTAGCATCGACTTTAAGCAGTGAATGCGCAAAAACTGCGCTCGCATATAAGACATCCCTACAGGAGACTGCCGCCATATGAAGATTGCCGTTATTGGCGCTGGCGCTTGGGGCACTGCCCTTGCCAACGTCTTTTCCCAAAAGGGACTGGAAACCTGTATTTGGGCCAGAGAAAGCGGTGTGACAGCCAAAATCAACAAGGATCACGAGAATTCGTGGTACCTGCCGGGCATCCGGCTTGATGAAGGTCTGCACGCCTCTGTTGATATGGCCCGGGTCTGCGATGGTGCCGAAGCATTTGTGTGGGTTGTCCCCACGCAGTTTACCCGCCACGCACTGGAGCAGTTCCGTCCGCATTTTCCACATAAGCCGACGATCATTTGTGCGAACAAGGGCATTGAGCTGAAAACGCTCAGAACCATGTCCGAAGTCGTGGACGACGTGCTGTCCGACATGAAACCGCGTTTTGCTATGCTGTCTGGACCTTCTTTCGCGAGTGAAGTGTGCCGGAATATTCCGACAACTGTGACCCTTGGCTGCTCTAGCGAGCGCCGGGGCAAAAAGCTTCAGGAAATTCTCTCCTCGGAGAGCTTTCGGGTATACACAAACACGGATTACCGTGGTGTTGAACTCGGTGGCGCACTCAAAAATATTATGGCTATTGCC encodes:
- a CDS encoding NAD(P)H-dependent glycerol-3-phosphate dehydrogenase, which gives rise to MKIAVIGAGAWGTALANVFSQKGLETCIWARESGVTAKINKDHENSWYLPGIRLDEGLHASVDMARVCDGAEAFVWVVPTQFTRHALEQFRPHFPHKPTIICANKGIELKTLRTMSEVVDDVLSDMKPRFAMLSGPSFASEVCRNIPTTVTLGCSSERRGKKLQEILSSESFRVYTNTDYRGVELGGALKNIMAIAAGVSDGLNFGSNARAALITRGLEEMSRFGEKMGARKATFRGLSGLGDLVLTCTGDASRNRQVGLKLGQGRKLVDILDEMRSVAEGVKTTEAVYTLAKQKGVSMPITEQLYQVLYEDKDPREAVTELMTRELRDE